Proteins encoded together in one Entelurus aequoreus isolate RoL-2023_Sb linkage group LG20, RoL_Eaeq_v1.1, whole genome shotgun sequence window:
- the tfpi2 gene encoding tissue factor pathway inhibitor 2 isoform X2 has translation MEFYSLALFACLSSFYTATRALPHRGACLLQADEGPCRGDIQRYYYNTISQKCEVFYYGGCQGNANNFKTYQECQKTCFRIPKIPQMCRFPKEEGPCRALFTRYFFNMTSMQCQTFYYGGCEGNANRFSDLSACSEYCSPRKSLPVLCLGPLDKGKCSASIARYYYNSASRTCEEFTYSGCGGSSNNFVSKHSCMDVCVKGVTS, from the exons ATGGAGTTTTACTCACTGGCTTTATTTGCATGTTTGTCTTCCTTCTACACCGCCACCCGGGCACTGCCACACCGAG GTGCGTGCCTCCTCCAAGCGGACGAAGGGCCGTGCAGAGGCGACATCCAGCGTTATTACTACAACACCATCAGTCAGAAGTGTGAGGTCTTCTACTACGGGGGTTGCCAGGGCAACGCCAACAACTTCAAGACTTATCAGGAGTGCCAGAAAACTTGTTTCAGGATACCGA AGATTCCTCAGATGTGTCGCTTCCCCAAGGAGGAGGGCCCCTGCCGGGCCCTCTTCACCCGCTACTTCTTCAACATGACCAGCATGCAGTGCCAGACTTTTTACTACGGGGGCTGCGAGGGCAACGCCAACCGCTTCTCCGACCTCAGCGCCTGCAGCGAGTACTGCAGTCCACGCAAAA GCTTGCCTGTGCTGTGCCTGGGGCCCCTGGACAAAGGCAAGTGCTCCGCCTCCATAGCACGCTACTACTACAACTCCGCCTCCAGGACGTGCGAGGAGTTCACCTACTCGGGCTGCGGGGGCAGCAGCAACAACTTTGTGTCCAAGCACAGCTGCATGGACGTGTGCGTCAAAGGTGTGACCTCGT GA
- the tfpi2 gene encoding tissue factor pathway inhibitor 2 isoform X1 produces MEFYSLALFACLSSFYTATRALPHRGACLLQADEGPCRGDIQRYYYNTISQKCEVFYYGGCQGNANNFKTYQECQKTCFRIPKIPQMCRFPKEEGPCRALFTRYFFNMTSMQCQTFYYGGCEGNANRFSDLSACSEYCSPRKSLPVLCLGPLDKGKCSASIARYYYNSASRTCEEFTYSGCGGSSNNFVSKHSCMDVCVKGGRKQEAGGRKQEAGGRRQAGRGKMRRLRRNRITIMQA; encoded by the exons ATGGAGTTTTACTCACTGGCTTTATTTGCATGTTTGTCTTCCTTCTACACCGCCACCCGGGCACTGCCACACCGAG GTGCGTGCCTCCTCCAAGCGGACGAAGGGCCGTGCAGAGGCGACATCCAGCGTTATTACTACAACACCATCAGTCAGAAGTGTGAGGTCTTCTACTACGGGGGTTGCCAGGGCAACGCCAACAACTTCAAGACTTATCAGGAGTGCCAGAAAACTTGTTTCAGGATACCGA AGATTCCTCAGATGTGTCGCTTCCCCAAGGAGGAGGGCCCCTGCCGGGCCCTCTTCACCCGCTACTTCTTCAACATGACCAGCATGCAGTGCCAGACTTTTTACTACGGGGGCTGCGAGGGCAACGCCAACCGCTTCTCCGACCTCAGCGCCTGCAGCGAGTACTGCAGTCCACGCAAAA GCTTGCCTGTGCTGTGCCTGGGGCCCCTGGACAAAGGCAAGTGCTCCGCCTCCATAGCACGCTACTACTACAACTCCGCCTCCAGGACGTGCGAGGAGTTCACCTACTCGGGCTGCGGGGGCAGCAGCAACAACTTTGTGTCCAAGCACAGCTGCATGGACGTGTGCGTCAAAG GAGGCAGGAAGCAGGAGGCAGGAGGCAGGAAGCAGGAGGCAGGAGGCAGGAGGCAGGCGGGCAGAGGCAAAATGCGTCGCTTGAGACGGAATCGGATCACCATCATGCAGGCGTGA